The sequence TATGGTCTATGCACCGCCTCCCGAAGGGCGGGGCACCCCTCCGCCACACGCCCCGCCGATCCCAGCAAAGCGCCCGTGTTAGGCCGCGGCGGCATTCGCAGAGGCATCCAACCACGCAGGCATCCGGAGCTGCTACTTCAGTTCGACCTTGCCACCCGCAGCCTCGATCTTCTCCTTCACTGCGTTCGCGTCGTCCTTGCTGACTTCCTCGGCGACCACTGCGCCCGGCGCGGACTCGACGAGTTCCTTGGCTTCCTTGAGACCGAGGCTGGTAACCTCGCGCACGGCCTTGATGACCTGGATCTTCTCCGGGCCGATCTCGGTGAGGACTACGTTGAAGCTGTCCTTCTCTTCCTCTTCGGCTGCTGCCCCGGCGCCGGGCATGGCGGCCACGGCGATCGGAGCTGCTGCGGTAACGCCCCACTGATCCTGAAGCTTGTCTTTCAGCTCGACGAGCTCGAGTACGCTCAGACCGTTGATTGCGCTGATGATTTCGTCAACCGTCACGTGTATCCCTCCTGAATTCCCCACTCGGGCCTGCCATGCAGACCGGTTCCCGCCCGTATGACGGGCTTGTTCCGCGTCGCTCACCTTCGGCGCGCGGGTATGTAGCATCACCACGAGCTATGCACCGGCGATACTAGCTCTCCTGCTTGTCGACTATCGCCTGCAGTGTGTAGACAACGTCTGACAGCAGGCCATTGACCGTGTTGAGCAGTGCTGTCGGCGGCCCGGCAATCGCCCCCACGACGGAGGACTTGATCTGGTCTACCGGCGGAAGCTCTGCCAGCGCCTGGGCGCCCGCACCCTCGAAGAGACGTCCGTCCACGAAAGCGGCCTTGATCATCCACTTCTGCGTGTCGAGAGTGAGCTCCTTGTTGAACTCCTTCATCGCACGCGCAGGAGCGAAGGCATCTTCGCCGCAGAAGGTCACCGCAGTCGGTCCCGCAAGGAACTTGACGAGACCCTCCCCCGGCGTCCCTTCCAAAGCCAGTGCCAGCAGACGGTTCTTGACTACCTCGATCCGCCCGCCCGCGTCGGTCACCTTCCGGCGCAGAGACGTGAGCTTGTCCACGCCCAACCCTTCGTACTCGGCCAGGAACATACCACCAGCCCCTGCCACGCTCTCCTTGAGTTCAGCGACCCGCGCTTCCTTTTCGGGAGTCGGCATTCGTTCACCTCCTCTACCGTGGGGGCCCGGAGACCCAGAGGGTCTCACGTAGCCCCATCAGATTCATGTGTATACCGCACAGAACCAAAACGGCGGCAGCCCTGAGGGTCGGGACCGCCGCCGTAAGCGACAGAGGAGAGCGCGCGGGTCACCCCGCAAGGCTCTGCTATCCCGGCCTCGGTCGGCGGACGACGAGCGTCCCTTAGGCTGCTGCGCCGACTGTCTAGGGCCTTCTCAGAGACCGGGCGAACCCGGTCACCGTTTTCAAAGGAACCGACCTCTCACAGCCTTCGCCCTCACCTACTGGATGCGCGTCCCCAGTGTATCCAGGTCCAGCCGGATTCCAGGTCCCATCGTGCTCGAGATCGCGGCGGTGCGGATGAACTTCCCAGTGACTGCCGCGGGCCGCGCCCGATTGACCGTGGTGAGGATGCTCAACAGGTTCTCCACCAGCTGCTCCTCGGTGAAGGACAGCTTGCCAATACCCGCGTGCAAGCCGCCGCCACGGTCCATGCGGTACTCCAGGCGCCCACCCATCAGTTCACGAACCGCCTGGCCTACGTCAGGGGTGATGTTGCCCGCCTTCTTCGAAGGCATCCTCGGGCCGAGCTTGCGACCGAGCGGGCCGATGATACGCATCATCTGAGGCTGCGCGACCAGAATGTCGAAGTCTTCCCATCCCTCAGAGATGGCCTGGACGAGATCCTCGCCGCCGACACGCACTGCACCGGCCTCTTCTGCCTCCCGCGCGGCATCGCCCTCGGCAAAGACGGCGACCTTCGGCTGCTTACCAGTGCCATGCGGCAGCGTCGTCGTACCTCGGACGGTCTGGTCGCCCTTGGCCGGGTCGGCACCGAGCTTCAGATGGAGCTCCAAGGACTCATCGAACTTGGCGTTCGCATACTGCTTTGCGAGCGCGACCGCCTCTTCGGGTTTGTAGCTCTCGGTACGGCTCGTCTTCTTCAGGTTCTCAGACACACGCTTGCTATGCTTCGGCATCCGTAACACCTCGTCCGTCGGAGGCGGCAGCCGACACCCTCGTCGACCGCTCCCACCCTCTGGTGGTAGAGTAAGCGGGCAGCCCTTGGGCGCCACCCGCAGGTACAACCAAGCGGAACAGAGCTGGACTAGTCAGAGATGACTTCGATGCCCATGCTGCGGGCCGTACCGCTGATGATCAGCATAGCGGCTTCGACGTCCCGCGCATTGAGGTCCGGCATCTTCTTCACGGCGATCTCCCGAACCTGAGAGGTCGTCAACTGCGCGACCTTCTCCTTGTTC is a genomic window of Armatimonadia bacterium containing:
- the rplL gene encoding 50S ribosomal protein L7/L12, encoding MTVDEIISAINGLSVLELVELKDKLQDQWGVTAAAPIAVAAMPGAGAAAEEEEKDSFNVVLTEIGPEKIQVIKAVREVTSLGLKEAKELVESAPGAVVAEEVSKDDANAVKEKIEAAGGKVELK
- the rplJ gene encoding 50S ribosomal protein L10, with product MPTPEKEARVAELKESVAGAGGMFLAEYEGLGVDKLTSLRRKVTDAGGRIEVVKNRLLALALEGTPGEGLVKFLAGPTAVTFCGEDAFAPARAMKEFNKELTLDTQKWMIKAAFVDGRLFEGAGAQALAELPPVDQIKSSVVGAIAGPPTALLNTVNGLLSDVVYTLQAIVDKQES
- the rplA gene encoding 50S ribosomal protein L1 — encoded protein: MPKHSKRVSENLKKTSRTESYKPEEAVALAKQYANAKFDESLELHLKLGADPAKGDQTVRGTTTLPHGTGKQPKVAVFAEGDAAREAEEAGAVRVGGEDLVQAISEGWEDFDILVAQPQMMRIIGPLGRKLGPRMPSKKAGNITPDVGQAVRELMGGRLEYRMDRGGGLHAGIGKLSFTEEQLVENLLSILTTVNRARPAAVTGKFIRTAAISSTMGPGIRLDLDTLGTRIQ